One Maribacter sp. HTCC2170 genomic window, AACATTGGTGTCTAAAAATGGATCTGGACAACCCTTGTATTCCCGTTTGTGGGGGAATGGGTTTTTGCCAACTGAACATCAGGGGGTACAGTTTAGATCAGGAAAAGACCCAGTGCTTTACCTTAGTGACCCAGAAAATTATGACGGCAAAGACCGAAGACATATGCTAGATTATTTAAACCAATTAAATAGTGTAGCATATGACGCATACGGCGACCCAGAAATCAATGCCCGTATGAAGCAATATGAAATGGCTTTTCGGATGCAAACCTCTGTACCTGAAGTAACCGACCTATCTGATGAACCTGATTATATTTTTGAAATGTATGGAGAAGATAGTCGAGATCCTGGTACCTATGCAGCAAACTGTTTAATGGCCCGGAGGCTACTGGAAAAAGACGTGAAATTCGTACAACTATACCACCAAGGGTGGGACCAACACGGAAATTGCCCAGGAGGAGTTAAGTACCAAAGTAAGAATACTGATCAGGCTACGGCAGCCCTTATAAAAGATTTAAAGCAAAGAGGAATGTTCGAAGACACATTACTGGTTTGGGGAGGCGAATTTGGAAGAACTGTGTATTCTCAAGGTGAATTAACTGCTACAAACTATGGTCGTGACCATCACCCAAAGGCATTTACGATGTTTATGGCAGGAGCAGGTGTAAAACCTGGTTTTACATTAGGGGAAACTGATGATTTTGGTTACAACATAATAAAGGACCCAGTTCATACCCATGATTTTCAAGCTACATTGATGCATTTATTTGGTATAGATCATGAAAGGTTGATTTATAAGTATCAAGGAAGACGGTTTCGTTTGACCGATGTACACGGAAACGTGGTGAAGGATATTTTAGCATAAGTAAGCAAATAAACCAATGTTGAACTCACGAAGAAATTTTATCAAAAACCGCCAATGAATAGACCAGTAAAACAAATGTATCAAGATGAAACTGCCATATTTAACAATGGACATGATATATACATAGATGAGGGTAAGAATCCATACCAGTGCCGCTGGAACTCACATCATACCGCTCCAATCAAGTTAGAAAGGGGTTGGGTCATTTTCAGGAATATTTAATAGTCGTCAATATGGAGAGCGCATCTGATTTTATTTTGTTCTTAGGAAGATTTCACCCCTTAATAGTTCATCTGCCTATTGGGTTTTTGATTTTTGCATTTGTATTGGAATTGATTGGTGGTATAAGGAAAAAACAGACCTTGACTGAGGTTGTTCCTTTGGCTTTGCTATTGGGCATGTTGACGGCCTTGACTGCTTGTATTTTGGGGTATATGTTATCACAAAGTGGGGATTATGACGAAGAGGCTTTAAACAATCATCTATGGTTTGGTATTGCAACTACGATAATTGCGTTTTTTGCATGGCTTATTAAGATTGATAAAATTAGGATACCAAAAATAGAGCACCATAAATTGAGCATTATTATACTAGTACTATTAATGACCTTGTTAATGGTTACAGGGCACTATGGAGGAAACCTGACTCATGGGAGCGATTATCTCTTTAAATATGCTCCTTTTGGAAAAAAGGAAGAAAAGAAGTTAAAACCATTGGAAACCATTGAGGAAGCCGAAGTATTTGATTATTTGGTGGAGCCCATTCTGGGGGACAAATGTATTAGCTGTCATAATTCAGGTAAGAAGAAAGGTGGACTGTCCTATGAAGATGAGACTTCAATTCTGAAAGGAAGTGAAAACGGCCCGGTTTTAACCGCTGGGAATGCCTCAAAATCGGAAATGATTAGACGAATTCAACTTGATTCCCAACATGAAGACTTTATGCCTCCCGAAGGTAAGACGCCCTTAACTGAAGAAGAAAAAACAATCCTAATATATTGGATAGAAAATGCCAAAGCCGATTTTACCATAAAAGTTGACTCGGTGGAAACC contains:
- a CDS encoding DUF1501 domain-containing protein, translated to MCDHHDILRSSNKDLQKIEKQLDRRTFFKKTSLGLGAIALGSLLKTDKMWSTVGTQNNDLDLSITNTNSLGLPHYLPKVKRIVYLFQSGGPSQLDLFDYKPKLIDRFGQDLPDSVRAGQRLTGMSADQTAFPIAPSTMNFKEYGESRAWVSDAMPYLSEVVDDLCFIKSMHTDAINHDPAITFFQTGSQLPGRPSIGAWLSYGLGSDNENLPTFITLVSKNGSGQPLYSRLWGNGFLPTEHQGVQFRSGKDPVLYLSDPENYDGKDRRHMLDYLNQLNSVAYDAYGDPEINARMKQYEMAFRMQTSVPEVTDLSDEPDYIFEMYGEDSRDPGTYAANCLMARRLLEKDVKFVQLYHQGWDQHGNCPGGVKYQSKNTDQATAALIKDLKQRGMFEDTLLVWGGEFGRTVYSQGELTATNYGRDHHPKAFTMFMAGAGVKPGFTLGETDDFGYNIIKDPVHTHDFQATLMHLFGIDHERLIYKYQGRRFRLTDVHGNVVKDILA
- a CDS encoding DUF2231 domain-containing protein, translated to MESASDFILFLGRFHPLIVHLPIGFLIFAFVLELIGGIRKKQTLTEVVPLALLLGMLTALTACILGYMLSQSGDYDEEALNNHLWFGIATTIIAFFAWLIKIDKIRIPKIEHHKLSIIILVLLMTLLMVTGHYGGNLTHGSDYLFKYAPFGKKEEKKLKPLETIEEAEVFDYLVEPILGDKCISCHNSGKKKGGLSYEDETSILKGSENGPVLTAGNASKSEMIRRIQLDSQHEDFMPPEGKTPLTEEEKTILIYWIENAKADFTIKVDSVETSDEILYIASNMLGLERKGEGRHDKLPAVEMVDPAILEEIILEGFRIRELIFGSNLYEVVLPAKTISKANLEIWDEKLQKLLKIKENIISLSLADNYLNDKHLKSIGQFQNLKKLRIHNNPITDFGVAALVSSKNITRLNLYGTKITKASLDTFSKMEYLEKVYVWKTTITKENIQPYIANGNYPEIIFGI